From Proteiniborus sp. DW1, one genomic window encodes:
- a CDS encoding ABC transporter substrate-binding protein, whose product MKKLRVLSLLLVIVMINAIFTGCSQNNRKQDEMVNSANEVSNGEVKANEDTETSQPVSEYGITINEDNVVFTDARGEEVTIKKNPQRVVCLYNSYLDIWDSCGGKVIGRVEEAEEKPVENAMSAEVVGTSGSPSLEKVLALEPDLVILSNGFKVQADMVPVLEQNNIQVISLANDYLEDYYKSVRLFTAITEREDLYEKHISEVKKGVDAIVEKAPKDKNYKVLIIFASAKSITVRNSESMVGEMLKDLNTINISDTETDPASAKVFSMEKIIQEDPDFIFVQTMGSDKEKIMERLKQDVEDNPAWSSLTAVKEGRYIVLPKDLYLYKPNARYVEAYEGLAKILYPEVFN is encoded by the coding sequence ATGAAAAAATTAAGAGTATTATCACTTTTATTAGTTATTGTAATGATTAATGCAATATTTACAGGCTGTAGCCAAAACAATAGAAAACAGGATGAGATGGTAAACAGTGCAAACGAAGTTAGCAATGGAGAAGTAAAAGCTAATGAGGACACAGAAACAAGTCAACCTGTATCTGAATATGGAATAACTATTAATGAGGACAATGTAGTATTTACAGATGCTAGAGGGGAAGAGGTAACTATAAAAAAGAATCCTCAAAGAGTAGTTTGCTTATATAATTCCTATCTAGATATTTGGGATAGCTGTGGAGGAAAGGTAATAGGCAGAGTAGAGGAAGCAGAAGAAAAGCCTGTTGAAAACGCTATGTCAGCTGAAGTAGTTGGAACATCAGGATCTCCAAGTCTTGAAAAGGTTTTAGCATTAGAGCCGGATTTAGTTATCTTATCTAACGGATTCAAGGTTCAGGCAGATATGGTTCCAGTACTAGAACAAAATAATATTCAGGTTATATCCTTAGCAAATGACTATCTAGAGGACTATTATAAGTCAGTAAGACTCTTCACTGCAATAACAGAGAGAGAAGACTTATATGAAAAGCATATTAGCGAAGTTAAAAAGGGTGTAGATGCAATAGTAGAAAAAGCACCTAAGGATAAAAATTACAAGGTTTTAATCATATTTGCTTCAGCTAAAAGTATTACAGTTAGAAACTCAGAATCAATGGTAGGAGAAATGCTTAAAGATTTAAATACTATAAATATATCTGATACAGAAACAGATCCAGCAAGTGCTAAAGTTTTCAGCATGGAAAAAATAATTCAGGAGGACCCAGACTTTATATTTGTACAAACTATGGGAAGTGACAAAGAAAAAATAATGGAAAGATTAAAGCAGGACGTTGAAGATAATCCAGCATGGTCATCTCTTACAGCTGTAAAGGAAGGAAGATACATAGTTCTGCCAAAGGATCTGTATTTATACAAACCGAATGCAAGATATGTAGAGGCATATGAAGGACTAGCAAAAATACTTTACCCAGAGGTATTTAATTAA
- a CDS encoding iron ABC transporter permease, giving the protein MNSSNTKKETIKKSFILFIFMCIAVVSFFISIGNGAVNISPKEIINAVLFDKSTVNYQIIWNVRLPRTIVAAFVGTCLALSGAILQGVMRNPLAGPNIIGVSSGAGLMTLIILILLPDLYYLAPVGAFVGALLATLFIYFLAWKEGVQPTRLILAGVAVSSLLGAGTNAIMTFFPNKVAGVIGFMVGGLSATNWKHVNTIFPYATVGIILLLLIPNKLNILMLGDEVATGLGVNVEKTRFIFIIISSLLAGSAVSVVGLLGFVGLIVPHMTRLFIGSDYRYLLPASIFTGASIVMLCDTIARLLFAPTEIPVGIIMSALGAPFFLYLLRRRGEY; this is encoded by the coding sequence ATGAACAGTAGTAATACAAAGAAAGAAACGATTAAAAAGAGCTTCATTTTATTTATTTTTATGTGTATTGCAGTAGTCAGCTTTTTTATAAGTATAGGAAATGGAGCTGTAAATATATCACCTAAGGAGATAATAAATGCAGTTTTATTTGACAAATCTACAGTAAACTATCAGATAATATGGAATGTTAGATTACCTAGAACTATAGTAGCTGCATTTGTTGGCACATGTCTAGCCTTATCTGGAGCAATACTACAGGGAGTTATGAGAAATCCTTTAGCAGGACCTAATATAATTGGTGTTTCATCTGGCGCAGGGCTTATGACATTAATCATTCTAATACTCTTGCCTGACTTGTATTATTTAGCACCTGTGGGAGCCTTTGTTGGTGCACTGCTGGCTACTCTATTCATATATTTCCTAGCATGGAAGGAAGGAGTGCAGCCAACTCGTTTGATACTAGCAGGTGTGGCAGTATCCTCATTATTAGGAGCTGGAACAAATGCAATAATGACTTTTTTTCCGAATAAAGTAGCTGGAGTCATTGGATTTATGGTAGGAGGCCTTTCTGCAACTAATTGGAAGCATGTAAACACCATATTTCCATACGCAACAGTGGGAATAATATTGCTTTTACTCATACCAAACAAGCTGAATATACTAATGCTAGGAGATGAAGTAGCAACAGGGCTAGGAGTAAATGTAGAAAAGACTAGATTCATCTTCATAATAATATCATCACTGTTAGCCGGTAGTGCAGTAAGTGTTGTAGGGCTTTTAGGCTTTGTAGGACTTATAGTCCCACACATGACTAGGCTGTTTATAGGCTCTGATTATAGATACCTACTGCCAGCGTCTATATTTACAGGTGCTAGCATAGTCATGCTATGTGATACTATAGCAAGGCTTTTGTTTGCTCCTACGGAAATACCTGTAGGTATTATAATGTCAGCATTAGGAGCTCCGTTTTTCTTATACCTACTTAGAAGAAGAGGAGAATATTGA
- a CDS encoding ABC transporter ATP-binding protein produces MKMKIENISVNYGEKEAVKNLSFKIDSGQIVTIIGPNGSGKSTLLKAMSRCLKPSTGNIYIEGININEINTKVIAQKLAILPQVKNVSSDISVEELVSYGRYPHLKFGKRLGKEDKEIIDWALEKTGLRSLRKRFVATLSGGERQRAWIAMSLAQKPKILLLDEPTTFLDISYQVEVLELVKELNETLSLTVVMVLHDLNQAARYSDMILVMKDGEMCKLGRPSEIIKECLLKDVFRIEADIYDDKVNNCPYFIPKKTIA; encoded by the coding sequence ATGAAAATGAAGATTGAAAACATAAGTGTAAATTATGGAGAGAAGGAAGCAGTTAAAAATCTTAGTTTTAAAATAGATTCTGGTCAGATAGTCACCATCATAGGACCTAACGGCTCAGGAAAGTCTACTTTGCTTAAAGCTATGAGCAGATGTTTAAAGCCATCAACAGGCAATATCTATATAGAAGGAATTAATATAAACGAGATAAATACTAAAGTAATTGCACAAAAATTGGCTATATTGCCACAGGTAAAAAATGTATCATCAGATATTTCTGTAGAAGAGCTAGTATCCTACGGAAGATATCCTCATTTAAAGTTTGGTAAAAGGCTAGGAAAGGAGGATAAGGAAATAATAGACTGGGCACTAGAAAAGACGGGACTTCGCTCCTTAAGAAAGAGATTTGTTGCTACACTTTCAGGAGGAGAAAGACAGAGAGCATGGATAGCTATGTCATTGGCGCAAAAGCCAAAAATACTTTTACTTGACGAGCCTACAACATTTCTTGATATATCCTATCAGGTGGAGGTTTTAGAACTGGTAAAGGAATTAAATGAAACATTAAGTTTAACTGTAGTTATGGTTTTGCATGATTTGAACCAAGCAGCAAGATATTCAGATATGATTCTAGTTATGAAAGATGGCGAAATGTGCAAATTAGGAAGACCTAGTGAAATAATTAAGGAATGCTTATTAAAGGATGTCTTTAGGATAGAAGCAGATATATACGATGACAAGGTAAATAACTGTCCATACTTTATTCCCAAAAAAACTATTGCCTAA
- a CDS encoding ABC transporter ATP-binding protein yields MIQIKNVTKKFDDFIAVNNISLNIDSGDFIGLLGPNGAGKTTIIKMLTGLLKPTEGEIYINGQKMTRNNKDAKKILGIVPQYTNLDKELTVYENLVFAAKLFSIRSYKQKISELLEFIELESYKDRKAMNLSGGMARRLMIAKALINDPEIIILDEPTVGIDLNGRRKIWDILKAMKTMGKTVLLTTHYIEEADYLCNKVCLIDRGQIIDNNTPDNLKKELGAYTMEYFDNEMKTIYKHFQSKEEAINYSSKIMSLSYTLRETTLEDVFYNFTNRKVI; encoded by the coding sequence GTGATACAAATAAAAAATGTTACAAAAAAATTTGATGATTTTATTGCCGTAAATAATATAAGCCTAAACATTGATAGTGGAGACTTTATAGGACTTCTAGGTCCAAATGGGGCTGGAAAAACTACAATTATAAAAATGCTTACAGGACTATTAAAGCCAACTGAAGGAGAGATTTACATTAATGGGCAGAAAATGACTAGAAATAATAAAGACGCAAAAAAAATACTGGGAATAGTGCCTCAATATACTAATCTTGACAAAGAACTTACAGTATATGAGAATTTAGTATTTGCAGCTAAACTCTTTAGTATCAGAAGTTATAAACAAAAGATATCTGAACTATTAGAGTTTATAGAACTAGAGAGCTATAAGGATAGAAAAGCAATGAACCTATCTGGAGGTATGGCTAGACGATTAATGATTGCAAAGGCATTGATAAATGATCCAGAGATTATAATTTTGGACGAGCCTACTGTAGGCATAGATTTGAATGGCAGAAGAAAAATATGGGACATACTAAAGGCAATGAAGACTATGGGCAAAACTGTATTACTGACTACACATTATATTGAGGAAGCAGATTATCTTTGTAATAAGGTGTGTTTAATTGACAGAGGACAAATAATAGATAATAATACTCCTGATAATCTTAAGAAGGAACTGGGAGCTTATACTATGGAATACTTTGATAATGAGATGAAAACCATATACAAGCATTTTCAGAGTAAGGAAGAAGCAATAAATTACTCCAGCAAAATAATGAGCTTAAGCTATACCCTCAGAGAAACTACTCTAGAAGATGTATTTTATAACTTTACAAATAGGAAGGTAATATAA
- a CDS encoding ABC transporter permease, with protein sequence MEVLTVMWREFIFFKRRIGKITASAVMNPILYLIAFGWGLGRDVVIEGSTYMHFIIPGIIALSTMNTSFNAVATRINISKLHEKSFEYYLTAPVRMPLMALGHILSGALRGMYAAALIVFVSYIFGIKLDVDVYFIIVCFLNSFLFSALGYGAALSIDSHYDMNRFTTYIMMPMSFLCGTFFSLNNLPLAIKKIISILPLSQASISLRGIVLRGEFHYKAILVLLIYSIGLYIIGVYMSFREMK encoded by the coding sequence ATGGAAGTACTTACTGTGATGTGGAGAGAGTTTATATTTTTCAAAAGAAGAATTGGAAAGATTACTGCTAGTGCTGTTATGAACCCTATTTTATATCTTATAGCCTTTGGCTGGGGACTTGGAAGGGATGTAGTAATAGAAGGCTCAACCTATATGCATTTCATAATACCAGGCATAATAGCTCTTTCTACTATGAATACCAGCTTTAATGCAGTAGCTACTAGAATAAATATATCTAAGTTGCATGAAAAAAGCTTTGAATATTACTTAACTGCCCCTGTCAGAATGCCATTGATGGCATTAGGGCATATATTATCAGGAGCACTAAGGGGTATGTATGCTGCCGCCCTCATAGTGTTTGTATCCTATATATTTGGAATTAAACTAGATGTGGATGTCTATTTTATAATAGTATGCTTCTTAAATAGCTTTCTATTTTCTGCCCTTGGCTATGGAGCAGCCTTGTCTATAGATAGTCATTATGATATGAACAGATTTACTACCTATATAATGATGCCAATGTCTTTTTTATGTGGAACTTTTTTTTCCTTGAACAACCTGCCCTTAGCCATAAAGAAAATAATAAGCATTTTGCCTCTTTCTCAAGCTTCTATCTCTCTTAGAGGAATTGTCTTAAGAGGTGAGTTTCATTACAAAGCTATTTTAGTGCTCCTTATATACTCTATTGGTCTTTATATTATCGGAGTTTACATGAGTTTTAGAGAAATGAAGTAG
- a CDS encoding ATP-binding protein: MIKLNTEKVKNYPFTAIVGQEEMKKALLLNIINPAIGGVLIRGEKGTGKSTAVRSIVDLLPSRIEVEDCTYSCDPLELNKMCEECRRKVSIGQKLETREGKMKVIELPINATEDRVAGTLDIQTAIKKGEKKFEPGILAFANRNILYIDEINLLEDHIVDILLDAAAMGVNNIEREGISYSHPSNFILVGTMNPEEGDIRPQLIDRFGLVVDVIGEKSSKNRIEVINRRISYEKAPQAFIDSYERENKELTEKIIMAKKILPQVTYGDDILGATVEICIKLGLDGHRGDITAIKTATAIAAFNGRVIVTKEDLAEALKLVIPHRMRKRPFEEGSLDVAVIHELLGK, translated from the coding sequence GTGATTAAGCTGAATACAGAAAAGGTAAAAAATTATCCATTTACTGCCATAGTTGGTCAAGAGGAAATGAAAAAAGCATTGCTCCTTAACATAATTAATCCTGCCATAGGAGGAGTTCTCATCAGAGGAGAAAAGGGAACAGGGAAATCTACAGCTGTTAGATCCATCGTAGACCTTTTACCCAGCAGAATAGAGGTAGAGGATTGTACGTATAGCTGTGATCCATTAGAGTTAAATAAAATGTGTGAAGAATGCAGACGCAAAGTAAGCATTGGTCAAAAGCTTGAAACAAGAGAAGGAAAAATGAAAGTAATAGAACTCCCTATAAATGCTACAGAGGATAGGGTGGCAGGTACACTAGATATACAGACAGCTATCAAAAAAGGCGAAAAGAAGTTTGAACCTGGAATACTTGCATTCGCCAACAGAAATATTCTCTATATAGATGAAATAAATCTTTTAGAGGATCATATAGTAGATATATTATTGGACGCTGCTGCCATGGGAGTAAACAACATAGAAAGAGAGGGCATATCCTACTCACATCCATCAAACTTTATTTTAGTAGGAACTATGAATCCGGAGGAGGGGGACATTAGACCTCAGCTTATAGATAGGTTTGGTTTAGTTGTAGATGTAATTGGGGAAAAGAGCAGTAAAAATAGAATAGAAGTAATAAATAGACGTATTAGCTACGAGAAGGCCCCACAGGCTTTTATAGATAGTTATGAGAGAGAAAACAAAGAGCTTACAGAAAAGATAATTATGGCAAAGAAAATATTACCTCAAGTAACATATGGAGATGATATATTGGGGGCTACAGTTGAGATATGTATAAAGCTAGGACTAGATGGACATAGAGGCGATATAACTGCTATTAAAACTGCTACTGCAATAGCCGCCTTTAATGGTAGAGTTATAGTGACTAAAGAGGACTTAGCTGAAGCCCTGAAGCTTGTAATACCACATAGAATGAGAAAAAGACCCTTTGAAGAAGGAAGCTTAGATGTTGCAGTCATTCATGAGTTGCTAGGAAAGTAA
- a CDS encoding magnesium chelatase subunit D family protein, with translation MKRTIYPFAAIVGQEKLKKAILLNLVNPRVGGVLISGEKGTGKSTIVRSIPSIFNSVEIVDLPLNITEDRLIGTVDLEKAILFGNKELEEGILKRADGNILYIDEVNLLGDSIINTVLQVVASGFNNIEREGISHKHSSRFVLIGTMNPEEGSLKSIFLDKFGLFVTVKGEMDLESRKEIIRRRLLYEQDKVKFNEQWFEECIGIRDKIENGRRLLNKVKVPNELLNIIVSTLNDCDCEGNRTEIIVTETVKAIAALDNRIEANVEDIKEAFGYVLPHRIRKNPKEDNREDNDKSKEENDNCQNEKEDKENDDREKDLDDSDDLNDFDNFNSSSLSLNIELIEDIGHTFKTKSINFRSKDRKVRKGSGKRSLTKTDSKQGRYIRYMYKNDEIKDISLEGTLRAAAPYQKFRQKNEVAIAIEKGDLREKIREKRTGTTIFFLVDASGSISAKKRMKAVKGAITSLLTDAYEKRDKVSLIAFRKESAEILLQPTRSVELARKHLKELPSGGKTPLSAGMNTAYNQINSQMIKDKDMIPFLVIISDGRANVSLTGEEPLWEALKIAEKIREKEIKVLVIDTESGFLKFGVLRELSNVLGAEYLNIEDLSDNMIYDSVKNLVNMD, from the coding sequence TTGAAGAGAACAATATATCCTTTTGCTGCAATAGTAGGTCAAGAAAAGTTGAAGAAGGCTATACTGCTGAATTTAGTAAATCCTAGAGTAGGCGGAGTGCTCATAAGTGGTGAAAAGGGAACGGGGAAAAGTACCATTGTAAGGTCTATACCATCAATATTTAACTCGGTTGAGATTGTAGACCTTCCTTTAAATATTACGGAAGACAGGCTAATAGGCACTGTAGATTTAGAAAAGGCAATATTATTTGGCAATAAGGAGCTCGAAGAAGGAATCCTTAAAAGAGCTGATGGAAACATACTCTATATAGATGAAGTGAATTTATTAGGGGACAGCATTATAAATACTGTATTACAGGTTGTAGCTTCAGGCTTTAACAATATTGAAAGAGAAGGAATATCTCATAAGCATAGCTCAAGGTTTGTACTTATAGGAACTATGAATCCAGAGGAAGGAAGCCTAAAATCTATATTTTTAGATAAGTTTGGGTTATTTGTAACTGTAAAAGGAGAAATGGACTTAGAAAGCAGAAAAGAAATAATTAGAAGAAGATTATTATATGAACAAGATAAGGTGAAATTTAATGAGCAATGGTTTGAAGAATGTATAGGAATAAGAGATAAAATAGAAAATGGAAGAAGGCTTCTAAATAAAGTCAAAGTGCCTAATGAACTGCTGAATATTATTGTCAGTACTTTAAATGATTGTGATTGTGAGGGAAATAGAACTGAAATAATAGTTACAGAGACCGTAAAGGCAATAGCAGCACTAGATAATAGAATAGAGGCTAATGTAGAGGATATAAAAGAAGCTTTCGGATATGTTCTTCCTCATAGAATAAGAAAAAATCCAAAGGAAGACAATAGAGAGGATAATGACAAGAGTAAAGAAGAGAACGATAATTGTCAGAATGAAAAAGAAGATAAAGAAAATGATGATAGAGAAAAGGATTTAGATGACAGCGATGACCTAAATGACTTTGATAATTTTAATTCTAGCTCATTATCTTTGAACATAGAACTAATAGAGGATATTGGACACACCTTCAAGACTAAAAGTATTAATTTTAGAAGCAAGGATAGAAAAGTAAGAAAAGGCTCTGGAAAAAGAAGCCTTACTAAGACTGATTCAAAGCAGGGTAGATACATAAGATATATGTATAAAAATGATGAAATAAAAGACATATCTCTAGAGGGCACTCTTAGAGCTGCTGCACCATATCAAAAATTTAGACAAAAGAATGAAGTAGCCATAGCCATAGAAAAAGGTGATTTAAGAGAAAAAATACGGGAAAAAAGAACGGGGACAACTATATTTTTCTTAGTAGATGCTAGTGGTTCTATTTCTGCAAAGAAAAGGATGAAGGCAGTAAAAGGAGCCATAACGTCTCTATTGACAGATGCTTACGAAAAAAGAGATAAGGTATCCTTGATAGCATTTAGAAAAGAGTCGGCAGAGATTTTGCTACAGCCTACTAGAAGTGTAGAACTGGCAAGGAAACATTTAAAGGAACTACCGTCTGGAGGCAAGACACCTCTTTCAGCAGGAATGAATACAGCATATAATCAAATAAATAGTCAGATGATAAAAGATAAAGATATGATACCATTTCTTGTCATCATATCAGATGGAAGAGCAAATGTATCCTTAACAGGAGAGGAACCACTATGGGAAGCATTAAAAATCGCAGAAAAGATAAGAGAAAAGGAAATAAAGGTATTAGTAATAGATACTGAAAGTGGTTTTCTTAAATTTGGAGTTTTAAGAGAGCTTTCAAATGTATTAGGAGCAGAGTATCTAAATATAGAAGACCTAAGCGACAATATGATTTATGATTCTGTAAAGAATTTAGTAAATATGGATTAG